tacctctcctgatccaagtcgccccgtttgacgtcctacccccttaagtagctgcagtcaggagttacgttTGCGGATCTGCAGCAGTTTCGAGGTAGGTGaacaatttatgttgcagaaccgccgtctATGTGCGAAAGAGAGCGTTACGTCGCAATGGGACGTCATCTATAactagcattaactgtccctgtgttgTCCGAACAAGTGCAATAGGCACCGAATTCTGTCAAACAAACAGCCATCCGGCAGCTGTAGAGCGCAACGCACGCACCGTTGCATCCTTCCAATCAACGTTCTGGCtgctacaccgattattaatgtatcagaatttcacatttgcgatggccaCCTTGCACTTTAATTTACCCTGAGATCTTGCAATACTGAGCACTTAAATATGtgacctaggcaaatgtattccctaaatttcaatattctacgttaattattttttggagttgcgatttttctccgtcagtgtcgATATATGCAATCTTCGTTCAGGAaggcagttctgttctggctgcgaGCTGCTTTCAGTAATTAACGTGTTTCAAGTCTAAATATAGTACTTCATTGACCAACCTAACTTAAGAACTTGACTGTGGTTTCTACGTGACAATACCAGAGCAGTTTAACAACTGCTAAGACTATTTCTCTATCTGAAAACTTTCCCTTCTTTTGGAACTACTCGATATTGCTACAAATTGGTTTTATGCGGTGCTGAACACGCCATCTATTTCACAGTATGGTGATAACAGGAAAGATTCTACTGTGCAGCACAGTGCAGCAATTACTATACCGTAAACCATTCGGCAGCTTGTGGAACAGGCTCTTCTCTGCTGCAGATGGGTTGGAGGAGATACTGGACAGCGTGCTGTCCTTGTTTCGGCCGAAGGAAGACGATGCAGGGGCATCGACGGCTGGTCGAGTTGGAGCAGGTCACCAAAGCTCCGAAGGTGAGCACCACTCCGTTTCCTGACGACGTACAACACAgcagttgcacacacacacacacacacacacacacacacacacacacacacacacacacaccatgtgctcACTAACGGACGTGACTCACTTACGAAaatttagatgaacatcaacaaaagcaaaacgaggataatggaatgtagtcgaattaagtcgggtgatgctgagggaataagataataaaatgagacaaagtagtaaaggagttctgctatttgaggagcaaaataactgatgatggtcgaagtagagaggatataaaatgtagactggaaatggcaaggaaagcgtttctgaagaagagaaatttgttaacatcgagtatagatttaagtgtcaggaagtcgtttcgaaagtatttgtatggagtgtagccatgtatggaagtgaaatatggacgatgtatagtttggacaacaagagaatagaagctttcgaaatgtggtgccacagaagaatgctgaagattagatgggtagatcacataactaatgaggaagtaatgaatagaactggggagaagaggagtctgtggcacaaattgactagaagaagggatcggttggtaggacatgttctgaggcatcaagggatcaccaatttagtactggaggacagcttggagagcaaaaatcgtagaggcagaccaagagatgaatacaataagcagattcagaaggacgtaggctgcagtaggtgctgggagatgaagaagcttgcacaggatagagtagcatggagagctgcatcaaaccagtctcaggactgaagaccacaacaacaacaacaacaacaacaatataaagatCTCTTTCCGCTGTCTTCAAACCTGTCTTTTTCTGCCTTTAGATGTTCAGGAATCAAATTTCTATATTGACCTATAAGGCTGTCAATTCTTTGTTCTGAATGTGATTATTTCCAAGCATCGCTTTTCCTGTTTTCTTCGCTATTGATCTTGTCTCTACTTTTTCATTGTTATGTGGGAGATTGCGACACTGTACCCACTAACACCAAGATACTTACTTCCACTGAGTTTTGGATTATTGCTGACGGCCGCTTTCTTTAACTTTACACAGCTCTCTATTTAACTATGTGATATGACCGGTGAATTACCTTCATTTCAATTATTTATTCCTACATCTGTATTTACTAGCCTTGAAGTACTCATACTCAATAAGCTGTATGCACTGGAAAAGTCAGTCATCACACTAGGGCCCTCCTCACTTCAAATTTAATTGGTTCGACATCAGGATCGATTCTGTAGCACTTTCCACTCTATTTTATGTTGGTGTTAAATGGTTTCAGCTATAGATGTAGTCTGTAGTGTTCCTGTGGGTACATACGTTAActacaaaatttttttctttcctttttgtacagATGCAGTGGGTCGAACATCTGCATTCCCAGGCGGCAGCTGGACAGTGCACTGGGCTCTTTCGTGATGATCTGGTGAGTGGCGTACAGCACTTATCTTAAGCTGACTCTCGTAAATGTCTAATACTCTGCATCCCCAAGCAGTAATGAAACATGGGATATGTTTTGTCAGCTCATTTTTTACCTGCCTTACACAACTGGATAGATACGATAAttgctgaggaggtactgaaacgaactggacagaaatgagatttatggcacaacttactaAAAGGGATATCTTTTAACGGGACACTTCATGTGGTATCAAGCAATCATCACTTTGTTTCCAAAGCGTCACGACGGTGAGGTGGCTCAAAtaggtgtagcttgcagtagtcgTACACAAATTGAGGAGCTAGCTGTTGAGTATAGACAACTGTGGTCAGATGCATCAATACGGTCTTCTGGCtgaaaacaccaaatgaaaaacttTCACCGGAGTACATAAAAACGTCACATCCACTGCTGAACGTGCTGAAAGCAAAAACATTACCTGTGTGATCCTTGAATACGCAGTACTGTTCAAAAACACGCCTCCCACAATAACAGGATCAGAAATTGCTCTGATCTGACAATCACTGATCAACTACATCACCCAGTGCAGCGAaaaatactttcttcattaacACACCCATAACACATCCATGGAAACTTCTCacaaaatgaagtaaatagaagTAATCACACCACTCGAGGCTAGCAACAGCTTACAAACAAAGATTGCTTTATCTGTGCGACTAGATTCTaaacaatgttaagaaatttagttagtttttcaagtggctctaccactgagctcaccAAAAGAAGAAATGAAGCATACCGCCATACTATATTCAGGAACCGTCTCTCGTGTAATTGCTACTTTCTGCAACACTGTTTCTGATTCAATATAACAGCCCAGTGTAACATTTCCCTTCACTTTTACTGATGACAGCAGTGCCACcactgaatcttatcactgacatccttccaTCCTGAATTTAAACCCACACATGATCCTTTCATTTACTTTCGTCATCATTTCGCTGATGGGCAGACTGAATAGTATGGGCGAAAGACCGAGAAACTGAAACATATTCCACTATTTTACATCGTGGAACTCTTTTTGCAGTCTTGCTTCTACAATAATGAGCGACGTCAGAggcgcctctctggtgccttttcctacatctacatccatattccgcaagccacctcacggtgtgtgacggagcgtaccttgagtacctctaccggttctcccttctattccagtctcgtattgttcgtggaaagaaggattgtcggtatgcctctgtgtgggctctaatctctctgattttatcctcatgctctcttcgcgagatatatgtaggagggagcaatatactcggtgaaggtatgatctcgaaactttaacaaaagcccgtaccgagctactgagcgtctctcctgcagcatcttccaccggtgtttatctatcatatccgtaatggtttcgcgattactaaatgatcctgtaacgaagcacgctgctctccattggatcttctctacctcttctatcaaccggtacgcatcccacactgctcagcagtattcaagcagtgggcgaacaagcctactgtaacctacttcctttgttttctgattgcatttccttaggattcttccaatgaatctcagtctagcatctgctttaccgacgattccattttaaatcactcctaatgcgtactcccagataatttatggaattacctgcttccagttgctgacctgctatattgtagctaagtgatatgggatctttctttctatgtattcgcagcacctttcCTCAATCAAAgctgtcttttccattcttcggtgtgtTATACTTGTCAGTCGATTTTGCGGTAGTTCTCGCTCTTATAACCCTTCGGAATTTTGTGTAGTTTGTAGACTAAAAAATCCTTCAATCGAAGTTGAAAAGTCGTTTggttttcactttcactcatgattttAGAAATGTAGATATGCAGTCGATGTCTGTAGATTTATTTGACAGTAAGTGCGTCGAAACTCTGATAAGTGCCATTACTGGACCCCTACGTCTATCATCTCAACATCCATTTCTATCCCTCGTAGAGACtttcaatgaactctttccacccattcgctcACTCTGCCCAGCGTTTAATATTGGAATTCCTGTTTCACACTTAGTGGCTTATATAGCTGTTTTGCTCTGTTTCGGGGTAATGATTTAATCCTTGCTTAGGTAAAGATGTAGTAATTTGAGGTTTCCATGTTTCAGGTTTCTCCTGCACAAATAATACGCAGGTAAATTTTAAGAGAACTAGTTGAGGAAGATGGAGAGTAGTTTTAGATTATCGGTTAGTGTTTATTGGCTTTGCCTGATGAACTGTTAGTGACTGATATAACAGCATAATAATGCCCTTACATTGTAAATCATTATCATCTTTACAGTCCTCTCTAAAAGTCCTATGTTTGTTACTTAGAGCTGGCGGTGGAATAGTCTGACGAAGACCAAGGCTTATCACTAACAGTTGGTGGTGGAAGTCCTTTCAGCGGATCGTTACACCGCTTCCAGTACAAACAATTTCCCTCTTCCGAGAACTTTTAACTTAATGCGGCGCTAAGCAGTATGTCTTTTCTCAGGGAGTTACAAACTCACTTCACGTGCAATTTTTCTCTGTCGTTTCTGTGTTCTATTTACTTCCGTGCATATCCGTTTACAAGTGAGAAACGCCCTTTGAGTTTGCCTTTTCCGGTATCCTGTCAATGCACATTGGATTCACGCTGTCACCTTCGAATATGTTTGGGTCCACCAAACAATTGGGCGGTCCCGTTACTGTATGTCACAAACCACTGCAGCTTCTTCTTTGTAATAGTTGGACTTCATTGGAATAGCGTGCACTACTTTCAGAGGGCAAGTGCCTCCCAAGTTATTTCATATGCTTCACGAGAACAACCACAATCGGTGTCGGATGGTATTTGTAGAGTCACAGTATTACCAAGTAGCCACTGAAGATTTAGGTGGTGTCCCAGAAGACGACGAGCGTTTCCCTCGTAAAAATGCCGAGCTAGTTACACCACAAAATCAGATGCAACGCCGGTGAACCATTCAAGCAGGTATCGCCCCATAAAAAGTGCGAGCTGTGAGGGTCAATAGATTTAATTTACTGAACTTGCCCACATAACCGGAACATGTACGTATACATGACCATTACATAAAAAGTGGACACATCTGTAACTGCTGGGATAAACAGTATTAAATATACACGTAAATCGGAATTATATTTTGCATCGCGTTTGCCGTCATCTCCATTATTACTTGAACTCACACGCAACTGAAAAATTCGTACTGAAACATTAAACGCAAATAAGTACACACAACCGCATATTACAGCTGTGCCAAACGAACATTAATAATCAgacatcaattatttttaaaattgttctcctTCTATCATAGTTAAAAGCAACAAACTGATAGTTACAGAATTATTCTCGTTATGTACATTGAATACACATATATGATTTTGTGTTCCATGTCTCTTACCGAGCTTTCTGTATTCTGCCAACAGGAGTGGACTCGCCAACACCATCCCGCTCACAGAAGAAGACTAGATGAGAAAACAGATCAGCTCGAGACAACTGCCGTGCCTCCAGCATCAGAACCCGCGACTACTGCCGAATCCCTATCTCAGCCCCCCGATATGCAGTTAGAGATGGATGCTAGACCACCAGCACCCTCAGTGGCATCTCTTGCAGACTGGCAGGACAAGCCAGCGGATGAGGAATTAGAGAGTTATGCTGAGCCACCACCagcctcagtagaaagtactgcacaatggcctgatgcgCCCCCTAATGAGAGGTTGGATAGAtattctgagccaccaccagactcagtagaaagtactgcacaatggcctgatgagccctataatgagaagttggaaagagattctgagccaccaccagactcagaagaaagtactgcacaatggcctgatgagccgtataatgagaagttggaaagagattctgagccaccaccagactcagtagaaagtactgcacaatggcctgatgagccctataatgagaagttggaaagagattctgagccaccaccagactcagtagaaagtactgcacaatggcctgatgagccctataatgagaagttggaaagagattctgagccaccaccagactcagaagaaagtactgcacaatggcccgATGAGCCCTacaatgagaagttggaaagagattctgagccaccaccagactctgtagaaagtactgcacaatggcctgatgagccctataatgagaagttggaaagagattctgagccaccaccagactcagtagaaagtactccaCAATGGCCTGATGGGCCCTCTAATGAAAAGTTCGATAGATATTCTGAGCCACAACCAGgcacagtagaaagtactgcacaatggcctgatgagccctataataaGAAGTTCGAAAGAGtttctgagccaccaccagacacagtagaaagtactgcacaatggcctgatgagccctataatgagaagtgggaaagagattctgagccaccaccagtctcagtagaaagtactgcacaatggcctgatgagccctataatgagaagttggaaagagattctgagccaccaccagactcagtagaaagtactccaCAATGGCCTGATGGGCCCTCTAATGAAAAGTTCGATAGATATTCTGAGCCACAACCAGacacagtagaaagtactgcacaatggcctgatgggccctgtaatgagaagttggaaagagattctgagccaccaccagaatcagtagaaagtactgcacaatggcctgatgagccctgtaatgagaagttggaaagatattttgagccaccaccagactcagtagaaagtactgcacaatggcctgatgagccctataatgagaagttggaaagagattctgagccaccaccagactcagtagaaagtactgcacaatggcctgatgagccgtataatgagaagttggaaagagattctgagccaccaccagactcagtagaaagtactgcactatggcctgatgagccccataatgagaagttggaaagagattctgagccaccaccagactcagtagaaagtactgcacaatggcctgatgagccctataatgagaagttagaaagagattctgagccaccaccagactcagtagaaagtactgcacaatggcctgatgagccgtataataagaagttggaaagagattctgagccaccaccagactcagtagaaagtactgcacaatggcctgatgagccctctaATGAGAAGTTGGATAGAAATTttgagccaccaccagactcagtagaaggtactgcacaatggcctaatGAGCCCTCTAATGAGAAatgggaaagagattctgagccaccaccagactcatTAGAAAGTACTGCACCTTGGCCTGATGAGCCCTCTAATGAGAAGTTGGATATACATGATGAGCCCTCCAATATGCAATGTTTGGCAACCACCTCTATTTTTGCAGAATATTGTCGTTTGAGAGCATCTCTTAGTGTTGGCCTTATGAAACTAGCGCCCTTAAAAACAGGACCATTTCCGATCAAAAcagcctttatcgttacaggcccaccGAAGAAGAGGGCCTTTACTGAACGGAAGGTGTGTCCTATTAAGGCAGCCTTCATAGTCACAGGCCCTCCAAAGATAAGAGCATTTACTCCAAAGAAGGTCTGTCCCATTAAAACGTCCTTTTGTGTTACTGAACCACCGAAGAAGAAGGCATTCACTTGTAAATTTCTTGTACCCAGTAAAACTCAAGTCTCTGGTTTTGATGTGACTAACAATGTAAAGTGCCCTTAAAAATTGGTTCATTCTCGATTTTAGCCTTGtcatgaagaaaattttaatgtacgctttttagaaattgtttgaaatgaatttgcaaatgtttcgaataaatcaaaatttaaagtgAACATTCGTTTGCTTTATTTACTCAGTTGTTGTAGCAATACAGCgaggaagataatttttttttgcttttatttctttGAATGACTGTTTTTGTGATGCTACTGGCTTGTATATTGCGCTAAGCTGCTATTTCGTCAGCACCCACACTTAACAAAATGAACACAACAGTGGTTATTAATTGCTAGCAGCAACCAACAAAACGTAAATTATAAAATTGGAATCTACAACCATCTTGGGGTTGTCTTCCTCACATTTGTTCACAAACAGCAAACGAGGGACAAGTCAGGGCACTGTGTGAGTAAAATACATTGACTGTAAAGACACAAACTCAAAATAGTGCAACATGAAAGTGTGTCTTCAGGGTCCACAGGAAATGAAACGATGTAGCAACCATCTTACAAACAAAGTAAATTCTTCTACCTAAGCCACTATCGACGAGACCAGTCATAAAATAGAATCTTAACACACGAAACACATTCAGTTCTTCATCTAAAACAGAGGTCAACTGGTCAGTGGGTTGCGGCCCTAATTGCTTGGTATAAAGCGCATTTAGTTACAGTTTGGCGTAGGAAAAGGTTTGCACTACAAGAACTGTACACAAGTTGGTCGTCCTGCCGAAGGAGGGACCCATGCGTCAAAGGACAGTTTCCTATCCGGAGGTGCGTTAAAAGTAGTTGCTGCCGTCGCTGTCGCCGTAAGGAGATGCGCCGCGGTCGTGTCGTCGGTTTCGCGGGCCTCAGCTTTTTCTCCAACGCTAACCACTCCTCCCACAGACCCACGAAGTTGTCTCTCAATGGCGagggagctgcatgggcagtgaGAGGACATTCAGATATTGTAATCTCCAGACAGGCATCATTAGCCGCTGCATATGTTGCGTTTGCCTAACTGAAAAGTAATtgcttttttctgtttttgaagtaCTGAATTTATCGAGGATTTCAAAGAGTATCTCTGGAAGTTTTGAGGGGTGCTGCCCCGGACGGacctacaataaaaattaaagtaaatttaacGTGAGAGCTAATCACTACGACGTTTGCTGCTGGATCCACGTCAGCGCGGAATACGTAAACGACTGTAGCTACTTGCTGAATCCTAAACGTCAAATTGGAGTTCACTGCTGCAACGGCTCAGAACAGCGAGGACGAATGTGCAGCTGCAGTAGTTTTAAATGTATCCATTGGAACGAGAGATTTCATGACGATGACTGCATGACAATAAACGTAGGTTGAAGCTATAGTGAAGAAAGACGAATGCTTATGAAGCTCGTtagtttatttacttcatttcgtaTCCTTTCACATAGTGTTCATATTCTCGCGTCTCACTGCTAACAGATGCAATGAACTACTTTCCACGATTTCCTCCATACCACTAAGCAATCGTCAGCACTTCGGAAAGCGATCGCTGAGGAGGAACAATTTGATTTGACTGCCAGAGAAAGCAAATAGCGGTATTAACAGCctttatacaatgatcagccagaacattatgtccaccaACCAACTGTCGACATAAAGCCGTccaggcgaggaatgactgccagtcagacacaaacatggtgcatgtattacatgtacatgtatgctgtctgtgtgtagaatggggaaggcgggcgATCTACCTAAATCTGACCGAAGGCACATTTTTAAAACCTCTGAGGctcggttcaaatgattcaaatgactctgagatcatcagtcccctagaacttaaaaccacgtaaacctaactaacttaaggacatgacatacatccatgcccgaggcaggattcgaacctgcgatcgtggcggtcgtgcggttccagactgtagcgcctagaaccgccccgccaTTGGGACCGGCTCTGAGGCTCGgtaagagcattttggaaactggacaacttgttgggtgttcgaggggtgctgtgttgaatgtcttcaacacgtggcgaaaccaatatTAAACCACGTCCGGACGTCGTCGAGTTGGGCGTCCACCACTAATTGCAGTTGTCGGACGTCACAGGCTGGGTAGACGAataaaacagaacaggtggcggaactgacattggacttcaatgctaggcagagtacaagtatgtctgaacacagagGACACCGAATATTCCTAACGATGGGGCCTCCTCAGCCGACGCCCCATGCATGTCTCAATGTTAACACCGTGACATCGACAGTTACAGCTGTAATGGACACCTGTCCATCGATACTTGACGTTACCGCAGTGGCAGAACTTTTCACGGTCTGATAAATCCCCAAACAGCGtccccagacactctgggatgatgatggcattgaaacagaggatgacacacactgaaatactaaccaactttttccaaagctgtttcacacaggaagatcgcactgcagttctttctctaaatcctcgcaccaaCTAAAAAATGGTTGACACaggaataagtgcccaaggaatataaaagcaactgaaatcactcaacagagggaagtccactgtacctgacgggataccaatacgattctacacagagtacgcgaaaggacttgtcccccttctaacaaccgtgtaccgcaagtctccacaggaacggaaggttccaattgactggaaaagagcacaggtagttccagttttcaagaagggtcgtcgagcagatgcgcaaaactataggcctatgacatcgaactgttgtagaattttagaacatgctctttgctcgcgtatcacgtcatttctggaagcgcagaatctactctgtaggaatcaacatggattccgcaaaaagcgatcgtgtgagacccaactcgctgtatttgttcacgagacccagaaagtattagatacatgctcccaggtagatgccattttccttaaattccggacggcgttcgatacagttccgcactgtcgcctgataaacaaagtaagagcctacggaatatcagaccacctgtgtggctggaatgaagagtttatagcaaacagaacacagcatgttgttctcaatggagagacatccacatacgttaaagtaacctctggcgtgacacaggggagtgttaaggaaCCATtacgtttcacaatatatataaatgacctagtagatagtgtcggagattccatgcggctttccgcggatgatgctgtagtatacagagaagttgcagcactagaaaattgcagcgaaatgcaggaagatctgcagcggataggcacttggtgcagggagtggcaactgacccttaacacagacaaatgtaatgtattgcggatacataaaaagaaggatcctttattgtatgattatatgatagcggaacacacatcggtagcagttacttctgtaaactatctgggattATGAGTACGTAACGATTTGTAGtagattgatcatataaaattaattgttggtaaagcgggtaaaagtctgagattcattggaagagtctttagaaaatgtagtccatcaacaaaggaggtggcctacaaacacCCATTcggcctataattgagtattgctcatcagtgtcggattcgTACTAgggctggttgacagaggagatagagaagatccaaagaagagcggcgcgtttcttcacagggttatttggtaagcgtgatagcgttacagagatgtttagaaaactcaagtggcagactcttcaagagaggcgctctgcatcgcggtgtagcttgctgtccaggtttcgagagggcgcgtttctcgatgaggtatcgaatatattgcttccccctacttatacctcccgaggagatcacgaatgtaaaattagagagattcgagcgcgcacggagggtttcctgTAGTCGCTTTTCCCGCGAATcatacacgagtggaacaggaatgggaggtaacgacaatggcacgtaaagtgccctccgccacacaccgttgggggccttgcggggtataaatgtagatgtagcttcttCATGATTCCGGTTTGAGGGCTCGAATCCGTCGTCTCCCAGGGGAAGAGCACCTGGGCACCTGAACTgcgtgacggagacaagctggcggcggctcttttgtgctctggagaacattcaagtgggcattcATGAGTCCAGTAGCGCTCGTGCAATGCACCacaacggccaaggagtatcgaacactggttacagaccacgtgCTCCCTTTCACGACGataatgtttcccgatggcagtggcatttttcagtaagataatgcgtcatgtcagaaggccaggagtgtgatggattggTCCGAGAAAAACAGTTGCGAGTTCCACAATTGATTTGGCGGCCCCCAACTCGCCTGATCTGAAACCAATCGAATACATATGGGATGTGACAGAAtgcggcgtcagagttcatcgccctctccccggaatttaaggggagtaagtgatttgtgtgcagatgtgatgccaactccttgCAGCGACCTACGAAGGCCTAATCGCTTCCGTGCCccgaagcgtcgccgctgttatccgtgccaaacctGGAAATACCGGCTATTACAGAAGTGGTCTCAATTATCTGGGCAATCAGTGTAAAACAGTCAGTTGTTCTTCTAGCGGCCAGCTCGTGCGTGATGGTCTCTGGTTCCAGCGCTCTACTGTTTTCTCTGGGCTGACGGATGATCTCTGCCGCCATCTCCCCAACAAAGCTGTACAAGGTATTCTACTACTCCACAAATGCGCAACATACATTACACAtaaaaagttgcaaaattttacatgtcCCTTTACCAATGGTTTATTTGTCTCTTGCTGTTTCAGTAGATTGAAGAGAAACCTAAGAAAATTACATCTCAATAACATGCGAAATCATTCTGACCCAGCACAAATTATGCAGATGAATTCAATCGCTGTTGACAAGCCCTCA
The Schistocerca gregaria isolate iqSchGreg1 chromosome 1, iqSchGreg1.2, whole genome shotgun sequence genome window above contains:
- the LOC126297863 gene encoding uncharacterized protein LOC126297863, with amino-acid sequence MQLEMDARPPAPSVASLADWQDKPADEELESYAEPPPASVESTAQWPDAPPNERLDRYSEPPPDSVESTAQWPDEPYNEKLERDSEPPPDSEESTAQWPDEPYNEKLERDSEPPPDSVESTAQWPDEPYNEKLERDSEPPPDSVESTAQWPDEPYNEKLERDSEPPPDSEESTAQWPDEPYNEKLERDSEPPPDSVESTAQWPDEPYNEKLERDSEPPPDSVESTPQWPDGPSNEKFDRYSEPQPGTVESTAQWPDEPYNKKFERVSEPPPDTVESTAQWPDEPYNEKWERDSEPPPVSVESTAQWPDEPYNEKLERDSEPPPDSVESTPQWPDGPSNEKFDRYSEPQPDTVESTAQWPDGPCNEKLERDSEPPPESVESTAQWPDEPCNEKLERYFEPPPDSVESTAQWPDEPYNEKLERDSEPPPDSVESTAQWPDEPYNEKLERDSEPPPDSVESTALWPDEPHNEKLERDSEPPPDSVESTAQWPDEPYNEKLERDSEPPPDSVESTAQWPDEPYNKKLERDSEPPPDSVESTAQWPDEPSNEKLDRNFEPPPDSVEGTAQWPNEPSNEKWERDSEPPPDSLESTAPWPDEPSNEKLDIHDEPSNMQCLATTSIFAEYCRLRASLSVGLMKLAPLKTGPFPIKTAFIVTGPPKKRAFTERKVCPIKAAFIVTGPPKIRAFTPKKVCPIKTSFCVTEPPKKKAFTCKFLVPSKTQVSGFDVTNNVKCP